A genomic stretch from Hymenobacter psoromatis includes:
- a CDS encoding MBL fold metallo-hydrolase: MEKITNRLYQISLGAVNAFVIEDDGLTLVDTGLPGSTPKIFAALRKEGKDPANIKRIILTHLHTDHTGNAADIKRQTNARVYAHRADAQLLEKGVSGRPMTLTPGITNRFIYQMFIKSAGNAVPPVAVEEKLSDGDVIPLLGGIQVVHTPGHSAGHVALLLPSEGVLIAADLCAHVLGLAYSTLYEDRALGQQSIQKAAALSFDTAVFGHGRPLHGQANQQLRAKFA; encoded by the coding sequence ATGGAGAAAATCACTAACCGGCTGTACCAAATCAGCCTGGGGGCCGTCAATGCCTTCGTTATCGAAGACGATGGCCTGACGCTGGTCGATACCGGCCTGCCGGGCAGCACCCCTAAAATCTTCGCCGCCCTACGCAAGGAAGGGAAGGACCCGGCCAACATTAAGCGCATCATTCTCACCCACCTGCACACCGACCATACCGGCAACGCCGCCGACATCAAGCGGCAGACCAACGCCCGCGTATATGCCCACCGCGCCGATGCCCAGCTGCTGGAAAAAGGCGTGAGCGGCCGGCCCATGACCCTCACGCCAGGCATCACGAATCGGTTTATCTACCAGATGTTTATCAAAAGCGCGGGCAACGCCGTGCCGCCCGTGGCCGTGGAAGAAAAGCTGAGCGACGGCGACGTGATTCCGCTGCTGGGTGGCATCCAGGTCGTGCATACGCCCGGCCACAGCGCTGGCCACGTGGCGCTGCTGCTCCCAAGCGAGGGCGTGTTGATTGCCGCCGACCTGTGCGCGCACGTCCTGGGCCTGGCCTACAGCACCCTCTACGAAGACCGGGCGCTGGGTCAGCAAAGCATTCAGAAAGCCGCCGCCTTGTCGTTCGACACGGCCGTATTTGGGCACGGTAGGCCGCTGCACGGGCAGGCCAACCAGCAGCTACGGGCGAAATTTGCGTAG